A region of Drosophila suzukii chromosome 2L, CBGP_Dsuzu_IsoJpt1.0, whole genome shotgun sequence DNA encodes the following proteins:
- the LOC108010202 gene encoding uncharacterized protein, translating to MRLRFLAIWVSLALLLQWSRAQEDNIQEVSIIGGSEGESSDKNEEHVTETKENGVESPAEKQHYISTTELTTDEKESMGHVTSSQNMPSNASQVGEMDHQSGDDKNEPDKISMGTNTEVDHKKEESDKVEPEKENNETSSQPETQDTEIDDHPSDHLDKSPTVTQEFSAEVGPNILNQPPTSPEMKTHSANETAVISQGGSPDYPSDGPQEDTTAQPTTESHFIAPTMSNPVFSALSCYSCIFCNKSTTNENKSDCPPIPGKRNGCRTILVKDPFIVPGKKTYLSRGCIIESDGSFSRYCEDNEQLCISCYEPNCNIHNMTQFEEPPASASAAHHLLTLTPFLIWSICLFSWPVIYVL from the coding sequence ATGCGGCTAAGATTCCTGGCTATCTGGGTCTCCCTAGCTCTTTTACTTCAATGGAGTCGGGCCCAGGAGGATAACATACAAGAGGTCAGCATAATTGGAGGATCAGAAGGTGAAAGCTCGGATAAAAATGAAGAGCATGTAACGGAAACGAAGGAGAATGGTGTTGAATCTCCAGCAGAGAAACAGCATTATATAAGCACAACAGAACTGACTACTGATGAAAAGGAGTCCATGGGACACGTAACAAGTTCACAAAATATGCCATCTAATGCCAGTCAAGTTGGAGAGATGGATCATCAATCAGGGGATGATAAAAACGAGCCTGATAAAATCAGTATGGGCACAAATACGGAAGTGGACCACAAAAAAGAAGAATCAGATAAAGTAGAACCAGAAAAGGAAAATAACGAAACTTCTTCTCAACCAGAAACTCAGGATACTGAAATTGACGACCATCCATCAGATCATTTAGATAAGTCGCCTACGGTTACTCAGGAATTCTCCGCAGAAGTGGGtccaaatattttaaatcaaCCACCAACTTCACCAGAGATGAAAACTCATTCCGCCAACGAAACTGCAGTCATATCACAGGGCGGATCACCCGATTACCCGAGTGACGGACCCCAAGAGGACACCACAGCTCAACCCACAACTGAATCCCATTTTATAGCACCCACAATGTCTAACCCAGTATTCTCTGCTTTGAGCTGCTACTCCTGCATATTTTGCAATAAATCGACTACGAATGAGAATAAGTCCGACTGCCCACCAATACCAGGAAAAAGGAATGGATGCCGTACCATACTTGTTAAAGATCCCTTTATTGTGCCGGGTAAAAAGACTTATCTAAGTCGGGGCTGCATAATCGAATCGGATGGCTCTTTTTCTCGCTATTGTGAAGACAATGAGCAACTATGCATATCGTGCTACGAACCCAATTGTAATATTCATAACATGACACAATTTGAAGAGCCCCCAGCCTCTGCTTCCGCCGCTCATCATTTGCTGACGTTGACCCCTTTTCTTATCTGGAGCATCTGTTTATTCAGTTGGCCGGTGATATATGTATTATAA
- the LOC118878134 gene encoding uncharacterized protein yields MELLIILIVFIPLLKAQSNEPEITLISTTDVMSSVFIPEILDPKKQDHENKTVLKTTEQPLKTTIFPPIRCLSCSHCFPNEGKTRNSKEKKMCPIKPGILHGCISIFFKYSNAAGGPHGFMIRSCISDLDEDYLEYCKKNKKLCEQCFEDDCNNVDINKNGLVTGGGTRIMAPILVIFSLTSFLLRNA; encoded by the coding sequence ATGGAGCTGCTTATTATATTAATTGTATTTATACCGTTGCTTAAAGCCCAGTCTAATGAACCAGAGATTACATTAATTTCGACTACGGATGTTATGAGCTCAGTATTTATTCCCGAAATTTTGGATCCTAAAAAACAAGACCACGAAAATAAGACAGTATTAAAGACTACCGAGCAGCCACTCAAAACAACCATTTTTCCGCCTATACGATGCCTTAGTTGTTCACACTGTTTCCCCAATGAGGGGAAAACTAGAAATAGTAAGGAGAAAAAGATGTGTCCTATAAAACCCGGAATACTTCACGGATGCatatcaatattttttaaatactcAAACGCCGCTGGAGGTCCACACGGCTTTATGATAAGAAGTTGTATTTCCGATCTAGACGAGGACTATCTGGAGTATtgcaagaaaaataaaaaactctGCGAGCAGTGCTTCGAAGATGATTGCAATAATGTAGacataaacaaaaatggaTTGGTGACTGGCGGAGGAACTCGGATAATGGCCCCAATATTAGTGATCTTCAGTTTGACCAGTTTTCTGTTAAGGAATGCGTAA